The following DNA comes from Magnolia sinica isolate HGM2019 chromosome 18, MsV1, whole genome shotgun sequence.
TGTGTGAGCTTAGAgcaaactcttcttcttcttcttcttccttccatcTTATGCTGACTCTGCTGAATTCTATCCTTCTGTAGACATACAAAGCATTTCTCTTTTGGTCTACATATGTTTGAATGAATGCAACATGTTTAGGATTATGCACATATATAACTGTGTGTATGTATACACAAGCACACGTCTATCCACATATGTATGATAGATTCTGCTTTGCACGAAAGAATAAGTAAAAGATGTTCATGTTgtgaatgaatggatggcttGCAGGGAAAAATGAGGCAACTGTGGAAGGATGAGAGGTTGCCATTGGGTCTGGTCACCTTCTATAACCTGACTGTAGCTCTAGACCGAAGGTGGCATGTCCATGGGCTTGGTTACGAGTCGGGCAAGAGTCAGGGAGAGATTGAGATTGCAGCGGTCATCCACTATGACGGAAGCATGAAACCTTGGCTGGATATTGGGATCGCAGAGTATAAGGGCTACTGGAAAAGGCACGTCCAGTCCGATCATCCTTACTTGCAACGGTGCAACATCCATCAGTAGTTGCAACTGCAGTAACTACCTCCCACTTCCCATGCAACTGTAtgtatttaaattatatattttttcaatattTCTCATGTAAATATTcctctgttttctttttttcgCTCTTTCCAGCCATAATCTTCTGAGCTGAGTCGATTTATTTAATAAAATGGAGATGGAACAAGAGAGTTGTAATGTCAGCAGcattgattatttattttatttttttgtagaatGATCTGTTACATGACTTTGTGGTTTCAAACGCATCCCAATCGTTCAATTGGACTGAGCAGATGGTAATTTTCCATGTTTCATTTCTAGCAGATAGTCTACACATCGAGTTCTTtatatttctggtgggccattagATTCATTCACAAGTTTGGTAGATGCCCAAACTGGGGCTCATTTGGAATTAAATCTGATCGTCCCTAAGCCATTTGAGAACGTCATCTACTGATCACTTGAAACATCATTCACTGATGTACCAAATCAATGGAAAGATCATTGCCTTACATGAATCTGAACCATGATGATCAGATTCAACGTCTTATATAGTCAGGGTGCCTTCATCAGAGCATGCATATCATGCATTGTATTAATCAAGATTTTCTTACGAATGTTTTGCCTTGTTATTTATGATATGATTGAGTCTAGTACTTGATCTAACCTTTCGTCTTTTAATCAGACAGTGATCAGATGTGGAATTCACGACGGGGATGCCTAACATGCCTTTAGCAAGGGGTGACTGAATTTTTGTACATGCCAAACGATCAGCGGACTCTTTAATGGCTGCATAATAATGCGAGTACTAGCTGTTGGACAACTGTTTTCaactgtcctttttttttttccttgaatccAAAGGTCAGGATTGCTTCTCTTGCATGACTTTCGACCTGGCCACATCCAAGttttggcccatctgatgagctgCTCATATTGGGTGTCGTACAAATCTGGAAAATGGGTGGCTTTGAATCTGCCAAGGGAGTCGGATGGGTTCAAAACCAGACTATTTTCTCCCAAGAATTGCCCAGTTTCTTACTGACTCAGTCTGAGTCGTCTTGACTCGGTGGCTCAGTGAAGTCACAAACGCAGTACTCTTTCAGTTAGTAGTTTCAGCAATAACTTAAAAGAATGATCTAGTGGGCTAAATGTACGGAAACAtaccatcctagccatccaattggtggcccgAAAATAAACGATTAACACAGGTTGGGGCAAAAACGACagcaatccaatggtcagattctttGACAAGGACTATATATAGAGGTAAGGTGTCATATGATGCTCCTCCATACAGGGAACAGGACCTTTTATTGTTCAACAGTGCAATtgtacaggtggggtccaccattcagTAGCCTAAACCCGTGGGCCCTATCATAGATTGGCATCTCCTAGAACCTCCGCTATAAAATGATCCTAGCAGTCTGATTAAATTGGAATTACAACTGGTGGTCTACATTTAATGGTGACCAAAATCAGACGGCTAGGATCATACCACGGGGAGGAATATTTTGTGGTTATCTCCAATCTACGCGATTTGAATCACCAGatagtgggaaacggattggctactccccctgccaccagccaatggctattggtcggtgctctgtgggccccaccatgatgtatgtgtttcatccatgccgtccatctatttttctaggtcattttatggtatttgaccaaaaatgaggtatatctcaatctcaaatggaccacgttacaggaaacagtgttgaattaacatcaactgttaaaaactttttaggggccataaaagttttggatcaagctgatcttttgttttttcccttcatctgggtctgtatgacctaatcaacagattggatgtcaactaaacagtacagtgggccttaggaggattttaatggtgggtatccaatcactattgttttcctgaggtgtggtccacctgagatttatatccctctcatttttgttatcaaccactaaaatgatctgtaaaaatgaatgaacggaatggatgaaacacatacatcatgatggggcccacagagcaccgaccatcagccacggggctggtggcagggggagtagccaatccgtttcccagatagtggaccccacaggggCAGTTAAACTGACCTTACCTAATAGGGACACGTGGACAGTTCAATCAATCTATCTGGACAGTGCATTAGGCCTGGCCCACTTTTTATGGACCACTATATGATGCTTACCATCTAAGTTTACATCACattaaatggacggtcaagattattTATTGGAATATAGGTCCAATCGAAACTCCTCTTTTTCTTAATATATGATACTCAGATTGCGAAAGACGCTTGATACGcaagcactcagaaattgtacacgtggcatatattaactcaaataaaacggACTAGATTGTGCATCCCACTATCACCGAGCCACAATCCCAGGATCAGATTgatggaaaaatcctaacctctaaATTCGTGGACACTAGTTTCTGGAAATATGACACTTATATATtctatttttaaccgtccaataaatgtcaaccAATCCAATaaccagataatcaaataagcttgaaCTTTTGTTCGTCCTATATCTACACTGGagtaccataatttggacggtttaatttgactaaCTATATGCCACATattcaatttcttagtgcctgcgtatcatcagtCACGCTCTTCCGGAGTATAAagtttttctctttccttttgtcCTGACAGTCGGAAACAAGGTGTTTTTGGTCACTTCCCCTTTCAGCAGCCGTGGGGAggggtatcaatgggccacactcggGCCTAAAATTCAGAATATTGAATAGGCTGGCCCGGAACAGTTCAAAACCGGGCCGCAACCTAGCCAGGcccggcctgttgacagccctacgtGGGATATTTGTTGGTGTTTTTGGTCATTTGGTGTAAGAGATCAACGGCGCTTCTGGGCACACAGAACagctatccagaccgtccaaattgtggggaaCATCGAAAATGGACAAAGCTTGTAAATTAAGCTGATCGATCAATCCCAACCAACCATTAAATTATTgctgtcaaatggatggttaaaagtaaaatagtgaacaGTCCAGATTCAAAAGGCAAAAAAATGGGTAGTTATGATAATCTTCTCGATGGGATTTTTTGGGCTAATCTCCACCACAATAGGGACCCATTTTGACGCTCTGGATTGCCATACAGCTATGCCTAtgatggatgagtcaccaccatttttaaaatggtgctGAACAATCACAGCTAGTACCAGAGAGAACTATTGGAATCTTCCACTccagaaataagaaaaaagaaggtGATGGATAGGCTGCCACGTGGAAGAATCTGGTTGGtcattttaggattagattttcAAGGAGGATatctatctatccatccatccatcaatctttATGTGGTGGACGGCCATTGGCTCATCTAACAATCTGTTAATTCCTACATAAATTAACTGCCACACTTACACTATCACTAGTACTTTCCACCCCCACACCATATCAtatattctctctctcattttgaagagaaaaaaaagaagaagaaaataaaataaaatggccaCCATCACTGCAAGCACTCCAACTTCATCCATAGCGGCCACTGCCGTGGCCCGTAAGAGGGCGATCGGGGCCTCTCCATCTCCTGTTCTAGGTAAATTCACATCCCATGgaatcatctcaaccattgatatCAATTTGGAGGGTCCAAATTATAAGAATTATCACATGAAAATGTCATATGATCACATCTACAATATCACATGTCCGTTCCGTATGGACCCATGATCAACGCTTGACGatgcttttattttctttcttgtcGCTTTGATCTGTTAATTTGCTTTATTTCTTTTCAATTCTACGAGCGCCGCTATTTACACATTGCTTATTGATTTTAATACACCTATTTTCCATTTTAGGAACTGAAGTAGTACACTATTTTCTACTATTTCACTTCCCAAAATGAAAATTGGGTATATGACAATCATCAAGGGTGAGTGTAGATGTCCATTTAGTGGACATAATCAGACAGTAGAGATTGCTTACATAAATTTAGAGTGATCCAATTACTTTAGAGGATGAGTTTCAAATTATTCCAACGGCAAGTAATCAGCCCAAAATACTACATTTCACACTGTAAtatgtatttgaaaattttatctattttttttattttttattttttaaataaccgTTGCAACGATCATTACCGTTCGATAACAGGCCATTGTTTTCACTGAAGAAGAAGCAATGATCATTTGTGtaaattacaatttcatggtgTTTTAGGTTTGCCGGCGATGGCTATGAAGGGAAGAGTGCGGTGCTCGGTGGAGGAGAAGCCTTCTGTAGGGGTAAACGGCACAGCCGTGAGTATGGGTGCATCATTGATGGCCGCTACATGTGCGGCGACTGTGTCGAGCCCAGCCTGGGCTCTGGTGGATGAGAGGATGACCACTGAAGGGACAGGACTGAGCTTGGGTGTGAGCAACAACCTTCTTGGGTGGATCCTACTTGGGGTGTTTGCCCTCATCTGGGCCCTCTTCTTTATCTACACTTCTACCCTTGAAGAGGATGAAGAGTCTGGATTGTCCCTCTAAGTGGGCTAAGGGGAAGGGCCACCCACAAGGGGAAAAGGCTTTGGTGGATTGCaatggaaagaagaagaggatggCGCTTTGTATGTTTGATTGAGAACTCCACTCTTGTGTTGAACTTGTTTGCTTGTTGCTATGTATTTTTTATTCTCTTGTTTTAGTTAGAATTGCAATTGTTAGAAATGCAATGATGAATACAGACTAATAACAATCTACCTTATGATATTAAGACCCGTTGGGAATGAGGATTAGTATGGTAATATAATGGAAGtatcattattatgattttaccatCGGGAAATCAAACATGATAATCATAGTCAAATACGAATGTTTTTAAGAGATGGGTAaaagaatttgtaatcattagtatatgaatttaaaaaattaacaTTAAAGTAATGAAAAAATGATTTTGCTGTTGATAAACCAAACACAGCAATTATCAATCAAATCCAAATGCTTTTAAGAGATAGATAaagaaatttgtaatcattacacatTTCCATTTCATTATTGTGATAATCCTAATCCTCAATCCAAATAGGTTCAAATCTAAATGCTTGGAAACATCGAACATGTGGCCTACCTATCCATGACCAAGACTACAATTTATTGGATGGATCCAACTGTGGATCACCCAAGTAGAAAAATCATACTAATGAGTCGAATGGTGATTATCAAAGACAAGTCAAGGTCCATCAATCAGATGGGTAGGATTAGGATATGTCAGCCCATTTGAGTCATGGATGGTTCACCAAGAGCAGGATCCATATGATGAGCAGTTAATATCAAATATTCAGCACTCTACCCAACAGGAAGAATTGAGatattgatggctaggatcttccaatcttggagaTTTTAGTGGTATTGTGGACATATCCGATCTACAGTCTCCATTacaaaccatgggtcccacttgtacaaacataGGACCCCAAAGGTACTCATATTCTCTGCGCAAGGATAGTGAAATTCATCTAATCCCAGCTGTGTTTCTCTTGCAACATTGTATCAAGGTTTTTAAACTATAGTCCGAAGCCAATACATATTGCCTGGCATGAACTGGTATTGTTCATGAACAATACGATTGTTTTATTGGTATGAAGTGTCCAACTCATCGAAGTCAATTCTCTCCAACCATAGAGAATGGTGTAGGCCTATGGCCTACCTAAGCCCACATCCCAGGGCCATATATGtgctgattttgggactgtttctTTATAGATTTAAAGGCCTAAATCAAATATTACAATTTACTACTTTTGGAAGATATAATgactgatttaaagatgtgattgaagatacaAGGCTAATTTAAATATATAATTAGAATTCTTTTTAGatttactttattattattaggcttttaccatcttaaatagattagattgatttaaaGTCAgctatgattgatttgaaatcaatctcttatCTATGAGAATTTTCATGAGGGTCGTTTGAACGGGACTAAATGGAGGTAATTGTTGTTTTAGGTGTGTctagatgggagtaaatgggtggaaatgaaatggaattggAGAAAATGATCCTGTAAATGAAAGAgatgatttggaagtaaatggggtaaaatgcctttttgagctcccttTGAGAGTGTCAATAAATAAATGTGTCACTCAATACATGTTTGTCATATACATGGCACGCTAATGATACTCCAAAGCAATCCAATTATCAACTACATtattaaaatcacaccaatataatgatccaaaccatccaaaggttgaccatttaaattgatggttaaaaaaCATGGCAAGTTACTTGTTTGTAATCtttgcatttgtggcccacccaaggctcgaattttcctaatttttggcTAGAGTGTATATTTCAATAGGCCTATTACAAACATCATGTTAAATATCATGTGCTAAATCTAATTTAGGATATCACATGTGTTTctgtgaatatattgaaatttTACAATGCATCCCAATTCCTCCCATTTGCTCTCATCCAGAGAGAATATATTGAAATTTtacaatgcattccaattcctcccatttgcTCTCATCCAAAGAGAATATTTAGATTtctaatgcatttcatttactcacaTCCAAAAGCAACTAAGTCATTTACTCCcgattcatttacctccaattccattttACATTTaactccatttacaagctcccaaaccgGCCTTTAGAGATTTCACTtggtctgagagagagagagagagagagagagagagagagtgtgtgtgtgtgtgtatgaaagAGTCATTCGAAGTTTTTCTGAGTGcaagtttttgaaaattttgtaagaaGCTTCATATCAAAGAAATTATTTTTCCTACTCGAATATTCTTGTGAGTGTAATTCGTGTCCATTTCTTTGCAAGTTGGGTGTCAGTATCTAAATGATTCAATAACTGGGTTACACCAGTATCCCATCCAATTGATGCACCCTGCCCCAATAAGGGGACACCCCAAAAACCAAGTCATTCCAAAACCAAAGGCAGACCCCACGAcatgaatttagaagttttaggcatgtcttataCCACTTTATGGTTTAGCCCACCAGAGTTTGTAATCACCCCACAACATGAAGTTAGAAGTTTTGGAAATGTTTTATACTAATTTCTATGGTTTAGTCCACCAGAGTTTGGattcagtctgatttttgggatcgcTAAGAAACAACGGAGCAtttgatggacggcgtgtatgCTCCCGCAAGCTGTTTAAGATTCGATAAGTGAAAAGGACTAGCATGCATTGGTGGTGCATGATCGTAGATGCCTGCATTCAGAAAATTGCACATGTACAATGGTTGTAAGAcaatcagaccatccaaattgatgGATCAAAGGGTGAGAGAAAAACTGAAAAATTGCACTCAACTCTCACACAGTGACATGAGAAAGCATCCCATATAAAAATGCTTCTCATTATCGACACATGCTTATACAAATGGCTAGTGTCAATGCCAAACAACACACATCATCACaacttcaatcatcataatctcATCCAGCCAATGCTAAAGGATCCCAATAGTTAATAGAAGAAAAGCTAGTTTTCTGAtaatttcttctctcttttccttctttttttcttcttatttggcCTACTAAATTGGTGAAATATGTAAACCAAGCTTTTAGGCCGGCAATGCAAAATGGGGCCATTTTTAGGAAACGCATTCCAGCCTCTAAATTGCTTCCAAATGCAAGAAACTTTCGTAGTGGAATTTGTTTCCACAGAGCCAAACGGTCCCTTAGTTTCTGTAGTTAAAATAGATACCTTTTGCTAGAGACAAAATGATCTAGTATTGTACTTAtccagaagaaaaataaaattgaaattaattattattatttatttatttatttatttggataAGTACAGCACTAGGTCATTTTGTCTCTAGCAAAAATATTAATTTAAGAACCAATGATCAATGGAAGAAacgcttgttttttttttaatcatttctctctcttactttctACTTCCTGTCCAGCCAACTATCAATGTAAAGGATGTTATACTCATTTTTAAAGGAAGTCCGCTTCTTTCTTCCTGTtcgatgttgttttttttttcttgttcttcttaCATGATCAATCACAGCATCTTTTCATCAACAGCCGCAGTCCAGTGTTTGCCTCTTGGATTTAAAAGCACTTCCATTTGGGAAACTTTTCAATCTATTCAACCCAAAAAGACTACATTGTGGAATTTTGTAAGTTTTTTACTTCATAGATAATAACTGGAATATATAGAAGAGACGGGGGATCTATAGTATTTGGCAAGATCTCAACAGATACATGTCTTAACAAATAAATATCCTAATCTAAAATATTGCCCTAATGCACTCTAATATCTCCCCTCAAATTAAAAGTACTCTAAAAAGAGTAACTAGAGTTAGAAAGGTACAGTGAACATTTAtctaaggcaaaaaaaaaaaaaaaaccccaataaCATGAGGCAAGCATGCACTTATAATGACTTCTAGGAATGCGAACCAATAGCACATTTAATGACGCGAATGATCCAGTGGCACTTGCGGTGGCTGAAATTTCAACCACTACTCTTCCGGTGGATACATAATTTCAATGGCTAGGAGTTCAACCATTGCTCTTCCGATGGCTCTAAATCTTCGGATAACAAAGAAAAAATGGTTATGGCACTAAATCATTATGATACAATCAATATGTACCGCAGCGACTGATAAGAAGCATCTCCCAACATCTGAATTTGAAGCTAGCAATCACATTACAAGCAGCCTCGCCTTGGAAATTTGGAAGCTCTATATTACTACCACCAAGAAACAAGGCCCAACCCATCATCAACTATACTCCCCTGACAAAGAATGCACACAAAGTTCATTAAAGAACGAATGAGTTatgctctcttttctttcttttttctttcttgctttttatttttttgaattcacgaaattttattaaaaggaagaaaagggCAGGGAGAAAATAAGGATATACACCAAGGGCATTATA
Coding sequences within:
- the LOC131233283 gene encoding photosystem II reaction center W protein, chloroplastic gives rise to the protein MATITASTPTSSIAATAVARKRAIGASPSPVLGLPAMAMKGRVRCSVEEKPSVGVNGTAVSMGASLMAATCAATVSSPAWALVDERMTTEGTGLSLGVSNNLLGWILLGVFALIWALFFIYTSTLEEDEESGLSL